The following coding sequences are from one Mycolicibacterium aichiense window:
- the uvrC gene encoding excinuclease ABC subunit UvrC, whose translation MPDPSTYRPAPGSIPVEPGVYRFRDPHGRVIYVGKAKSLRPRLTSYFQDISALHPRTRQMVTTAAKVEWTVVNTEVEALQLEYNWIKEFDPRFNVRYRDDKSYPVLAVTLNEEFPRLSVYRGPRRKGVRYFGPYSHAWAIRETLDLLTRVFPARTCSAGVFKRHSQIERPCLLGYIDKCSAPCVGRVSAEEHRKIVLDFCDFLSGKTDRFARELELEMNAASAELNFERAARLRDDIGALKRALEKQAVVLGDGTDADVVAFADDDLEAAVQVFHVRGGRVRGQRGWVVEKPSDPGESAEGRLVEQFLTQFYGDQAELGGAADESTNPVPREVLVPCLPPNADELADWLSGLRGSRVALRVPRRGDKKALADTVQRNAKEALQQHKLKRAGDFTARSAALQNIQESLGLADAPLRIECVDISHVQGTDVVASMVVFEDGLPRKSDYRHFAIREAAGEGRSDDVASIAEVTRRRFARHVHEQQQPLDELSPEGKSRKFAYPPNLYVVDGGAPQVNAAQAVLDDLGVADVAVIGLAKRLEEVWVPAEAEPLILPRNSEGLYLLQRVRDEAHRFAIAYHRSKRSKRMTASALDSVPGLGEIRRKALVSHFGSLARLRQASVEEITTVPGIGTATAAAVLEALGVTVDSPVSAAPEEPVGKDQSAEQATR comes from the coding sequence GTGCCCGACCCGTCGACGTACCGCCCGGCGCCCGGGTCCATTCCGGTGGAACCGGGTGTTTACCGATTCCGAGATCCGCATGGCCGGGTGATCTACGTGGGGAAGGCGAAAAGCCTGCGCCCGCGGCTGACGTCCTACTTCCAGGACATCTCCGCCCTGCATCCGCGTACCCGCCAGATGGTGACCACCGCGGCCAAGGTCGAGTGGACCGTGGTCAACACCGAGGTCGAAGCTCTGCAGCTGGAATACAACTGGATCAAGGAATTCGATCCGCGGTTCAACGTCCGCTACCGCGACGACAAGTCCTATCCGGTGCTCGCCGTCACCCTCAACGAGGAGTTCCCGCGGCTGTCGGTGTATCGCGGTCCGCGCCGCAAGGGTGTGCGCTATTTCGGCCCGTATTCGCATGCCTGGGCCATCCGCGAAACCCTGGACCTGTTGACCCGGGTATTTCCCGCCCGCACCTGTTCGGCCGGAGTGTTCAAGCGGCACAGCCAGATCGAGCGTCCGTGCCTGCTGGGCTACATCGACAAGTGCTCGGCGCCGTGCGTCGGACGGGTCAGCGCCGAGGAGCACCGCAAGATCGTCCTGGACTTCTGCGACTTCCTGTCCGGCAAGACCGACCGCTTCGCCCGTGAACTCGAGCTGGAGATGAACGCGGCGTCCGCCGAACTGAACTTCGAGCGGGCCGCCCGGCTGCGCGACGACATCGGCGCACTCAAGCGGGCGCTGGAGAAGCAGGCCGTGGTGCTCGGGGACGGTACCGACGCCGACGTCGTCGCGTTCGCCGACGACGATCTGGAGGCCGCCGTGCAGGTCTTCCACGTCCGTGGCGGGCGGGTGCGTGGACAGCGTGGCTGGGTCGTCGAAAAGCCTTCCGACCCCGGCGAATCGGCCGAGGGGCGGCTGGTCGAGCAGTTCCTCACCCAGTTCTACGGCGACCAGGCCGAATTGGGTGGCGCCGCAGACGAATCCACCAATCCCGTACCGCGTGAAGTGCTGGTGCCGTGCCTGCCCCCCAACGCCGACGAGCTGGCCGACTGGCTGTCCGGGCTGCGCGGGTCGCGGGTGGCGCTGCGAGTTCCGCGCCGTGGCGACAAGAAGGCGCTGGCCGACACCGTGCAGCGCAACGCGAAAGAGGCGTTGCAGCAGCACAAGCTCAAGCGGGCCGGCGACTTCACCGCCAGATCGGCTGCGCTGCAGAACATCCAGGAATCGCTCGGACTGGCCGATGCGCCGCTGCGCATCGAGTGCGTCGACATCAGTCATGTCCAGGGCACCGACGTGGTGGCCTCCATGGTGGTGTTCGAGGACGGTCTGCCGCGCAAGTCGGACTACCGGCACTTCGCCATCCGGGAGGCCGCGGGCGAGGGCCGCTCCGACGACGTCGCCTCGATCGCCGAGGTGACCCGGCGCCGGTTCGCCCGCCACGTCCATGAACAGCAGCAGCCCCTCGACGAGCTGTCCCCGGAGGGGAAATCGCGCAAGTTCGCCTACCCGCCGAACCTGTACGTCGTCGACGGCGGCGCTCCCCAGGTCAACGCCGCCCAGGCGGTGCTCGACGACCTCGGCGTCGCCGACGTCGCCGTGATCGGTCTGGCCAAACGCCTCGAGGAGGTGTGGGTGCCGGCCGAGGCGGAACCGCTGATTCTGCCGAGGAACAGTGAAGGTCTCTATCTGCTGCAGCGGGTCCGCGACGAAGCCCACCGCTTCGCCATCGCCTACCACCGGAGCAAGCGCTCGAAGCGGATGACGGCGTCGGCGCTGGACTCGGTGCCCGGGCTCGGAGAGATCCGGCGCAAGGCGCTGGTGAGCCACTTCGGATCGCTGGCCCGACTGCGTCAGGCCAGTGTCGAGGAGATCACCACGGTGCCGGGCATCGGCACCGCGACCGCCGCCGCGGTGCTGGAAGCGCTAGGCGTGACGGTGGATTCACCGGTATCGGCTGCACCGGAAGAGCCGGTCGGCAAAGATCAGTCTGCTGAACAGGCGACCCGATGA
- a CDS encoding phosphoglycerate kinase, with protein MAVQTLDDLLAEGVSGRGVLVRSDLNVPLDGGKITDPGRIIASVPTLKALADAGAKVIVTAHLGRPKGGVDPAFSLAPVATALSERLGRHVQLAGDVVGTDALARAEGLTDGDVLLLENIRFDPRETSKDDSERLALAKALVELVGEDGAFVSDGFGVVHRKQASVYDVATLLPHYAGTLVAAEVKVLEQLTSSSERPYAVVLGGSKVSDKLAVIENLATKADSIVIGGGMCFTFLAAQGVSVGTSLLQEEMIETCRQLLETYGDVIHLPVDIVVAEKFAADSPAETVWADSIPADKMGLDIGPESVKRFTKLLSNARTIFWNGPMGVFEFPAFAAGTKGVAEAIVAATGKGAFSVVGGGDSAAAVRQLGLPEDGFSHISTGGGASLEYLEGKTLPGIEVLN; from the coding sequence ATGGCCGTCCAGACACTCGACGACCTGCTGGCCGAGGGTGTTTCGGGTCGGGGCGTACTCGTGCGCTCCGACCTGAACGTCCCGCTCGACGGTGGGAAGATCACTGATCCGGGTCGCATCATCGCGTCGGTCCCGACGCTGAAGGCGCTGGCCGACGCCGGGGCGAAGGTCATCGTGACCGCGCACCTGGGCCGTCCCAAAGGTGGTGTTGACCCGGCGTTCTCGCTGGCGCCGGTGGCCACCGCGCTGTCGGAGCGGCTGGGCAGGCACGTCCAGTTGGCCGGTGACGTCGTCGGCACCGACGCGCTCGCCCGCGCCGAGGGACTCACCGACGGCGATGTCCTGCTGCTGGAGAACATCCGGTTCGACCCGCGTGAGACCAGCAAGGACGACAGCGAACGGCTGGCGCTGGCCAAGGCACTCGTCGAATTGGTCGGGGAGGACGGCGCTTTCGTCTCCGATGGGTTCGGTGTGGTGCACCGCAAGCAGGCGTCGGTGTACGACGTGGCCACGCTGCTGCCGCACTACGCGGGAACGCTGGTGGCCGCCGAGGTCAAGGTGCTCGAACAGCTGACCAGCTCGAGTGAGCGGCCCTACGCCGTGGTGCTCGGCGGGTCGAAGGTGTCGGACAAGCTCGCCGTCATCGAGAACCTGGCGACCAAGGCGGACAGCATCGTCATCGGCGGCGGTATGTGCTTCACCTTCCTTGCCGCGCAAGGTGTTTCGGTGGGTACCTCGCTGCTGCAGGAGGAGATGATCGAGACCTGTCGCCAGCTGCTGGAGACCTACGGAGATGTAATCCACCTGCCGGTGGACATCGTCGTCGCGGAGAAGTTCGCGGCCGACTCGCCGGCGGAAACCGTCTGGGCGGACAGTATCCCGGCCGACAAGATGGGCCTGGACATCGGCCCGGAATCGGTCAAGCGATTCACCAAGCTGCTGTCCAACGCACGCACCATCTTCTGGAACGGACCGATGGGCGTGTTCGAGTTCCCGGCGTTCGCCGCGGGGACCAAGGGCGTGGCCGAGGCCATCGTCGCCGCGACCGGCAAGGGCGCGTTCAGCGTCGTAGGCGGTGGCGATTCGGCGGCCGCGGTGCGCCAGCTCGGTCTCCCGGAGGACGGTTTCTCGCACATTTCGACCGGCGGCGGTGCATCGCTGGAATACCTTGAGGGCAAAACACTGCCCGGCATCGAAGTCTTGAACTAG
- the whiA gene encoding DNA-binding protein WhiA produces MTAEVKDELSRLAVNSVSARRAEVASLLRFAGGLHIVSGRVVVEAEVDLGIIARRLRKDIYDLYGYNAVVHVLSASGIRKSTRYLVRVAKDGEALARQTGLLDMRGRPVRGLPAQVVGGSVGDAEAAWRGAFLAHGSLTEPGRSSALEVSCPGPEAALALVGAARRLGVSAKAREVRGTDRVVVRDGEAIGALLTRMGAQDTRLTWEERRMRREVRATANRLANFDDANLRRSARAAVAAAARVERALEILADTVPDHLAAAGKLRVEHRQASLEELGRLADPPMTKDAVAGRIRRLLSMADRKAKQDGIPDTESAVTPDLLEDA; encoded by the coding sequence ATGACTGCCGAGGTGAAGGACGAACTCAGCCGGCTGGCCGTCAATTCCGTGAGCGCACGCCGGGCCGAGGTGGCCTCGCTGTTGCGATTCGCCGGTGGCCTGCACATCGTGTCGGGCCGAGTCGTGGTCGAAGCCGAGGTGGACCTGGGCATCATCGCGCGGCGGCTGCGCAAGGACATCTACGACCTGTACGGCTACAACGCGGTGGTGCACGTGCTGTCGGCCAGCGGTATCCGCAAGAGCACGCGGTATCTGGTGCGGGTCGCCAAGGACGGTGAGGCGCTGGCTCGTCAGACCGGCCTGCTGGACATGCGCGGCCGGCCGGTGCGCGGGCTGCCCGCGCAGGTGGTCGGCGGCAGCGTCGGCGACGCCGAGGCGGCGTGGCGGGGTGCGTTCCTTGCGCACGGCTCGCTGACCGAGCCGGGGCGGTCGTCAGCGCTCGAAGTCAGTTGTCCCGGACCGGAAGCCGCGCTGGCGCTGGTGGGTGCCGCCCGGCGTCTCGGGGTCAGTGCGAAGGCGCGCGAGGTGCGTGGCACCGATCGGGTCGTGGTGCGCGACGGCGAGGCCATCGGTGCGCTGCTGACCCGGATGGGCGCCCAGGACACCCGGCTGACGTGGGAGGAACGGCGGATGCGCCGCGAGGTGCGCGCCACCGCGAACCGGCTGGCCAACTTCGACGACGCGAATCTGCGCCGCTCGGCCCGCGCCGCTGTCGCCGCCGCGGCCCGGGTGGAGCGCGCGTTGGAGATCCTGGCCGACACGGTGCCGGACCACCTGGCGGCCGCGGGCAAGCTTCGGGTCGAACACCGGCAGGCGTCGCTGGAGGAACTGGGTCGGCTCGCCGACCCGCCGATGACCAAAGATGCTGTGGCCGGGCGTATTCGGCGTCTGTTGTCGATGGCGGATCGCAAAGCCAAACAGGACGGTATCCCGGACACCGAGTCGGCCGTCACGCCGGATCTGCTGGAAGACGCTTAA
- a CDS encoding PH domain-containing protein produces the protein MTDTTSRWDVVLRPRRTPYVAYAAAFVVATSGIVVGVLLKIRYTGAILQTADQVAMAVLGVILAAAILLLAMPRLRIGPAGLGVRNILLERVIPWSDVVGVSFPQGARWARVDLEDYEYTAVLAIQAIDGERAVHAMDTVRTQLAKYRPDLTGS, from the coding sequence ATGACCGACACCACCAGCCGCTGGGATGTCGTGCTGCGGCCTCGCCGGACGCCGTATGTCGCGTACGCCGCCGCGTTCGTGGTCGCGACCTCTGGGATCGTCGTCGGTGTCCTGCTGAAGATCCGCTACACCGGGGCGATCCTGCAGACCGCTGATCAGGTGGCGATGGCTGTGCTCGGGGTGATTCTGGCTGCCGCGATCCTGCTGCTGGCCATGCCGCGCCTGCGGATCGGACCGGCCGGACTCGGCGTGCGCAACATTCTGCTCGAGCGGGTGATCCCGTGGAGTGACGTGGTGGGGGTGTCGTTCCCGCAGGGCGCCAGGTGGGCCCGGGTCGACCTGGAGGACTATGAATACACCGCGGTGCTGGCCATCCAGGCGATAGACGGCGAACGCGCGGTGCACGCGATGGACACAGTCCGGACGCAGCTCGCCAAGTACCGGCCCGATCTCACGGGATCGTGA
- the rapZ gene encoding RNase adapter RapZ: protein MTDHSTGEEMHTGHTGEDSGIDVVLVTGLSGAGRGTAAKVLEDLGWYVADNLPPELIARMVDFGLTAGSRITQLAVVMDVRSRGFTGDLDWVRNELVTRGIHPRVLFMEASDDILVRRYENNRRSHPLQGNQTLAEGIAAERAMLAPVRASADLVIDTSTLSVHGLRESIERAFAGQTIAQTSVTVESFGFKYGLPMDSDMVMDVRFLPNPHWVDELRSHSGQHPAVRDYVLGQPGAAEFLQTYHQLLKLVVDGYSREGKRYMTVAIGCTGGKHRSVAMAEALAGLLENHEHLSVRVLHRDLGRE from the coding sequence ATGACAGATCACAGCACAGGCGAAGAGATGCACACCGGCCACACCGGCGAGGATTCAGGTATCGACGTGGTGTTGGTGACGGGTCTGTCGGGGGCAGGCCGGGGAACGGCGGCCAAGGTGCTCGAGGACCTGGGTTGGTACGTCGCCGACAATCTGCCCCCTGAACTCATCGCCCGGATGGTCGATTTCGGCCTGACCGCCGGATCGCGAATAACCCAGCTGGCGGTGGTGATGGACGTCCGGTCCCGAGGGTTCACCGGCGATCTGGATTGGGTACGCAACGAGCTGGTGACTCGCGGCATCCATCCGCGGGTGTTGTTCATGGAGGCCTCCGACGACATCCTGGTCCGCCGTTACGAGAACAACCGGCGCAGTCACCCGCTGCAGGGCAACCAGACGCTGGCCGAAGGCATTGCTGCCGAGCGGGCCATGCTGGCTCCGGTGCGGGCGTCGGCGGATCTGGTCATCGACACCTCGACGCTGTCGGTGCACGGCCTGCGCGAGAGCATCGAACGCGCCTTCGCGGGACAGACCATCGCGCAGACCAGCGTCACGGTCGAATCGTTCGGGTTCAAGTACGGCCTGCCGATGGACTCCGACATGGTGATGGACGTCCGCTTCCTGCCCAACCCGCACTGGGTGGACGAGTTGCGGTCGCACTCGGGCCAGCACCCGGCGGTCCGGGATTACGTCCTTGGCCAACCCGGTGCCGCAGAGTTCCTGCAGACCTACCATCAGCTGCTGAAGCTGGTCGTCGATGGCTACAGCCGGGAGGGGAAGCGCTACATGACCGTGGCCATCGGCTGCACCGGCGGCAAGCACCGCAGTGTGGCGATGGCCGAGGCGCTCGCCGGACTGCTGGAGAACCACGAGCACCTGTCTGTTCGCGTCCTGCACCGCGATCTGGGTCGCGAATGA
- the ribH gene encoding 6,7-dimethyl-8-ribityllumazine synthase, which produces MSGGAGVPELPEMDASELSLAIVASTWHSKICNALLDGARRVADDSGVCDPTVVRVLGAIEIPVVAQELARTHDAVVALGVVIRGQTPHFDYVCDAVTQGLTRVSLDESTPVANGVLTTNTEEQALDRAGLPDSAEDKGAQAAAAALSTALTLRHLRGA; this is translated from the coding sequence ATGAGCGGAGGCGCCGGCGTCCCGGAACTTCCGGAGATGGACGCCTCGGAGTTGTCGCTGGCGATCGTGGCCAGCACCTGGCATTCGAAGATCTGCAACGCACTGCTGGACGGCGCGCGCCGAGTGGCCGACGACTCCGGAGTTTGCGATCCGACCGTCGTCCGCGTCCTGGGCGCCATCGAAATCCCGGTCGTCGCACAGGAACTCGCGCGCACCCACGATGCCGTCGTCGCCTTGGGCGTCGTCATCCGCGGGCAGACACCGCATTTCGACTATGTCTGCGATGCCGTCACCCAGGGCCTGACCCGGGTGTCGCTGGACGAGTCGACGCCGGTGGCCAACGGGGTGCTCACCACCAACACCGAGGAGCAGGCGCTCGACCGCGCCGGTCTGCCTGATTCCGCCGAGGACAAGGGCGCCCAAGCCGCCGCTGCCGCGTTGTCGACCGCGTTGACGTTGCGTCACCTCCGCGGGGCATGA
- a CDS encoding MOSC domain-containing protein, with product MASVLSVNLARVRANPDKPAKRTGIDKTATSDAVTVRAPGPMRGGLGSGLVGDTIGNQKLHGGDDQAVYAYAREDLDDWATRLDRQLTDGMFGENLTTSGIDVTGALIGERWRVGSDGLLLEVSAPRTPCRTFSAFLDIAGWIKTFTDAGKPGAYLRVISPGTVRAGDQIVVEDKPDHDVTIALVFRARMTDPSLLPRLRAADALSDELKAYAAKRAAKSI from the coding sequence GTGGCAAGTGTGCTGTCGGTCAATCTGGCCCGAGTCCGCGCGAACCCCGACAAGCCGGCGAAGCGCACCGGCATCGACAAGACGGCGACGTCCGACGCGGTGACGGTCCGCGCACCGGGGCCGATGCGCGGCGGCCTGGGCAGCGGCCTGGTCGGCGACACGATCGGCAACCAGAAGCTGCACGGCGGCGACGACCAAGCCGTCTACGCCTATGCCCGCGAAGACCTCGACGACTGGGCCACCCGCCTCGATCGTCAGCTGACCGATGGGATGTTCGGCGAGAACCTCACCACCTCCGGCATCGACGTCACCGGAGCTCTCATCGGCGAACGCTGGCGGGTGGGCTCCGACGGTCTACTGCTCGAAGTCTCGGCGCCCCGAACCCCATGCCGCACGTTCTCGGCGTTCCTCGACATCGCCGGCTGGATCAAGACGTTCACCGACGCCGGCAAGCCCGGGGCATACCTGCGGGTGATCTCCCCCGGCACCGTACGAGCGGGAGACCAGATCGTCGTCGAGGACAAGCCCGATCACGATGTGACGATCGCCCTGGTGTTCCGCGCCCGGATGACCGACCCCAGCCTGCTCCCCAGGCTGCGAGCCGCCGATGCGTTGTCCGACGAACTCAAGGCCTATGCAGCTAAGAGAGCGGCCAAGTCGATTTAA
- a CDS encoding ABC transporter substrate-binding protein, whose protein sequence is MAEVLRVGAALPDPPFNDAGPAGSGLDVDLMAAIGERLGASVEFIRYRGRDFNGIFDALDSGEFDCVAAGTTITGSRALKAAFCDPYLISGQALAVDATRLPDVTSIDDLDGLTLGVQQGNTSQPIANRLLADGKVARVRVYDYGSIRTAMRDLCTGRCDAFMKLDPVLSRLAEATPGVTVVQRGITTEKIAIAVPTTDTTLLSRINVAQAALEADGTLPRIRERWTGSPRADQSGPRIGGPPRDIPGGRARR, encoded by the coding sequence ATGGCCGAGGTACTGCGCGTCGGGGCGGCACTACCCGACCCACCGTTCAACGACGCCGGACCGGCAGGGTCCGGCCTGGACGTCGACCTCATGGCCGCCATCGGCGAGCGGCTCGGCGCGTCGGTGGAGTTCATCCGTTACCGGGGCCGCGACTTCAACGGCATCTTCGACGCGCTGGACTCCGGCGAGTTCGACTGTGTCGCCGCAGGCACCACGATCACCGGATCCCGCGCGCTGAAGGCCGCGTTCTGCGACCCGTACCTGATCTCCGGTCAGGCGCTCGCCGTCGATGCCACCCGGCTGCCCGATGTCACGTCGATCGACGACCTCGACGGACTGACCCTCGGCGTACAGCAGGGCAATACCAGCCAGCCGATCGCCAACCGTCTGCTGGCCGACGGCAAGGTCGCCCGGGTGCGGGTCTACGACTACGGCAGCATCCGCACGGCGATGCGGGATCTGTGCACCGGGCGGTGTGACGCGTTCATGAAACTCGACCCGGTACTGAGTCGGCTTGCCGAGGCGACACCGGGCGTGACCGTCGTTCAGCGCGGCATCACCACCGAGAAGATCGCGATCGCGGTACCCACCACCGACACCACGTTGCTGAGCCGGATCAACGTCGCGCAGGCCGCTCTCGAGGCGGACGGGACGTTGCCGCGGATTCGGGAGCGGTGGACAGGCTCACCGCGCGCCGACCAGAGCGGGCCCCGAATCGGGGGACCCCCGCGTGACATTCCAGGCGGTCGCGCACGCCGGTGA
- the yvcK gene encoding uridine diphosphate-N-acetylglucosamine-binding protein YvcK, with protein MTRIVALGGGHGLYATLSAARRLTPHVTAVVTVADDGGSSGRLRSELDIIPPGDLRMALAALASDSPHGRLWATIIQHRFGGSGALAGHPIGNLMLAGLNELLADPVAALDELGRILGVKGRVLPMCPIALQIEADVAGLEGDPRMSRVIRGQVAVATTPGKVRRVRLLPGDPPATRQAVDAIMNADLVVLGPGSWFTSVIPHVLVPELAAALKATTARRALVLNLAAEPGETAGFSAERHLHVLAQHAPGFSVHEIVVDATRVPSDRERDQLRRTASLLEASVQFADVTRPGTPLHDPAKLAAALDGVRTRNSVTAPPSPPPAASVQAGGGRQGDGVQDPTGNGPRGDDLWR; from the coding sequence ATGACACGCATCGTCGCCCTCGGCGGTGGCCACGGTCTGTACGCGACGCTGTCCGCCGCGCGCCGGCTCACCCCTCACGTCACCGCGGTGGTCACTGTCGCCGACGACGGTGGTTCCTCCGGACGGTTGCGCAGCGAGCTCGACATCATCCCGCCAGGTGATCTGCGAATGGCGTTGGCGGCGTTGGCATCTGACAGCCCCCACGGGCGACTGTGGGCCACCATCATCCAGCACCGGTTCGGCGGCAGCGGCGCACTGGCCGGACATCCGATCGGCAACCTGATGCTGGCCGGCCTCAACGAGTTGCTGGCCGATCCGGTGGCCGCGCTCGACGAGTTGGGCCGCATCCTCGGCGTCAAGGGCCGGGTGCTGCCGATGTGCCCGATCGCGCTGCAGATCGAAGCTGACGTCGCCGGCCTGGAAGGTGATCCCCGGATGAGCCGGGTGATCCGCGGTCAGGTGGCGGTCGCGACGACGCCGGGCAAGGTCCGCCGGGTACGTCTGCTGCCGGGCGACCCGCCGGCCACCCGCCAGGCCGTCGACGCGATCATGAACGCCGATCTCGTGGTGCTCGGACCGGGCTCCTGGTTCACCAGTGTGATCCCGCACGTGCTGGTTCCGGAACTGGCCGCCGCACTGAAGGCGACGACCGCCCGTCGCGCCCTGGTGCTCAACCTGGCCGCCGAGCCGGGAGAGACCGCCGGCTTCTCGGCCGAGCGGCATCTGCACGTTCTCGCGCAGCATGCGCCGGGCTTCTCGGTGCACGAGATCGTGGTCGACGCCACACGCGTCCCGTCTGACCGGGAGCGTGACCAACTGCGGCGTACAGCAAGCCTGCTGGAAGCGTCAGTTCAGTTTGCCGACGTGACCAGACCTGGTACACCTTTACATGACCCGGCCAAGCTGGCTGCAGCGCTTGACGGTGTGCGCACCCGAAATTCGGTGACCGCGCCGCCTTCCCCTCCACCTGCTGCATCCGTGCAGGCCGGCGGAGGGCGACAGGGGGACGGGGTGCAGGACCCGACTGGCAACGGACCGAGAGGTGACGACCTGTGGCGATGA
- a CDS encoding GNAT family N-acetyltransferase, whose translation MPAARITRLTESDWEQFAELRLRALTETFGTTDKQYLVEARFTATDWRRRLRDHAQFAAMLDGRAVGMVAAYQESAQAAYVYSLWLEPAARGHGLARRLVAAAVDWARRRGVRTATLRMAPDNAAARTVYESLGFTEVPKCGATGEVVMRLTIP comes from the coding sequence GTGCCAGCAGCGCGCATCACTCGTCTCACCGAGTCGGACTGGGAGCAGTTCGCCGAGCTGAGGCTGCGCGCGCTCACCGAGACGTTCGGGACGACCGACAAGCAGTACCTCGTCGAAGCCCGGTTCACCGCGACCGACTGGCGCCGGCGGCTGCGCGACCACGCTCAGTTCGCGGCGATGCTGGACGGCCGAGCCGTCGGGATGGTGGCCGCCTATCAGGAGAGCGCTCAGGCGGCGTACGTGTACTCCCTGTGGCTCGAACCGGCGGCACGCGGGCACGGCCTGGCCCGCAGGCTGGTGGCCGCCGCGGTGGACTGGGCCCGCCGGCGCGGGGTGCGCACCGCGACCCTGCGGATGGCGCCCGACAACGCAGCCGCGCGAACGGTCTACGAAAGCCTGGGATTCACCGAGGTGCCGAAGTGCGGCGCCACGGGCGAAGTGGTGATGAGACTCACGATCCCGTGA
- the gap gene encoding type I glyceraldehyde-3-phosphate dehydrogenase encodes MTIRVGVNGFGRIGRNFFRALDAQKAQGKNADIEIIAVNDLTDNAALAHLLKFDSILGRLPYDVSLEGEDTIVVGDTKIKALEVKAGPAELPWGDLGVDIVVESTGIFTKRDKAQGHLDAGAKKVIISAPATDEDITIVLGVNDDKYDGSQNIISNASCTTNCLGPLAKVLNDEFGIVKGLMTTIHAYTQDQNLQDGPHSDLRRARAAALNIVPTSTGAAKAIGLVLPELKGKLDGYALRVPIPTGSVTDLTAELSKSASAADINAAMKAAADGKLKGILKYYDAPIVSSDIVTDPHSSIFDSGLTKVIDNQAKVVSWYDNEWGYSNRLVDLVALVGKSL; translated from the coding sequence GTGACCATCCGGGTTGGCGTTAACGGCTTCGGCCGCATCGGACGCAACTTCTTCCGGGCTCTCGACGCGCAAAAGGCGCAGGGCAAGAACGCGGATATCGAGATCATCGCGGTCAACGATCTGACCGACAACGCGGCGCTCGCGCACCTGCTGAAATTCGACTCGATCCTGGGCCGGTTGCCCTACGACGTGAGCCTCGAGGGTGAGGACACCATCGTCGTCGGCGACACCAAGATCAAGGCGCTCGAGGTCAAGGCCGGCCCGGCTGAACTGCCGTGGGGCGACCTCGGCGTCGACATCGTCGTCGAGTCCACCGGCATCTTCACCAAGCGCGACAAGGCGCAGGGCCACCTCGATGCGGGCGCCAAGAAGGTCATCATCTCCGCGCCGGCCACCGACGAGGACATCACGATCGTGCTGGGCGTGAACGACGACAAGTACGACGGTAGCCAGAACATCATCTCCAACGCGTCGTGCACCACGAACTGCCTCGGCCCGCTGGCCAAGGTCCTCAACGATGAGTTCGGCATCGTCAAGGGCCTGATGACGACCATCCACGCCTACACCCAGGACCAGAACCTGCAGGACGGCCCGCACAGCGACCTGCGCCGTGCCCGGGCGGCCGCGCTGAACATCGTGCCGACCTCGACCGGTGCCGCCAAGGCGATCGGCCTGGTGCTGCCGGAGCTCAAGGGCAAGCTGGACGGCTACGCGCTGCGGGTGCCGATCCCCACCGGCTCGGTGACCGACCTGACCGCCGAGCTGAGCAAGTCGGCGAGTGCCGCCGACATCAACGCCGCCATGAAGGCTGCCGCCGACGGCAAGCTCAAGGGCATCCTGAAGTACTACGACGCGCCGATCGTGTCCAGCGACATCGTCACCGACCCGCACAGCTCGATCTTCGACTCGGGTCTGACCAAGGTGATCGACAACCAGGCCAAGGTCGTGTCGTGGTACGACAACGAGTGGGGCTACTCCAACCGCCTGGTGGACCTGGTCGCCCTGGTCGGCAAGTCGCTGTAA